Proteins encoded together in one Anoxybacillus flavithermus window:
- a CDS encoding lysylphosphatidylglycerol synthase transmembrane domain-containing protein, which translates to MIRIISFICIASFIWITIHHFDAHVLFDLAYKIVSQPWHASYMVIMYGLAFVLRAIAWKWYLPQARFQTCIVGIFASLFVNHILPIKIGDVPRIGICVKQERIPFSMVTHSVIVLRFLDFIILFFFAFLGAIIYMHTVVRSALIFPLAFGGVVALFFVLRRMDPSWLQKHKQHWSMIWKSRRFVPISVVVVFSWICESVVLFEMAKMIAFPLSFTEALWVNSMAVGGQVFQMTPGGVATYEAVMAFALTRVHSHWEQAYALALATHAFKFVFSYVVGLYVWWRIPTLWTFVRKEEAA; encoded by the coding sequence TTGATACGAATCATAAGTTTTATATGTATTGCGTCATTTATATGGATAACGATTCATCATTTTGACGCTCATGTGTTGTTTGATCTTGCATATAAGATTGTTTCGCAACCGTGGCATGCCAGTTATATGGTCATCATGTATGGTCTGGCTTTCGTTTTACGTGCAATAGCATGGAAATGGTATTTGCCCCAAGCACGTTTCCAAACGTGTATCGTTGGGATATTTGCTAGTTTATTTGTTAATCATATATTACCAATTAAAATTGGCGATGTCCCTCGCATCGGCATATGTGTAAAACAGGAGCGTATTCCATTTTCGATGGTTACTCATTCTGTTATTGTGTTACGCTTTCTTGATTTCATCATTTTATTTTTCTTTGCTTTTCTTGGTGCAATCATTTATATGCATACGGTTGTTCGTTCTGCCCTTATTTTTCCGCTCGCTTTTGGCGGTGTAGTTGCGTTGTTTTTCGTGCTTCGGCGCATGGATCCGTCATGGTTACAAAAACATAAGCAGCATTGGAGCATGATATGGAAGAGCCGTCGCTTTGTACCAATCAGCGTTGTAGTTGTATTTAGTTGGATATGTGAATCCGTTGTTTTATTTGAAATGGCGAAAATGATCGCCTTTCCTCTTTCTTTTACCGAGGCATTATGGGTAAATAGCATGGCTGTTGGCGGACAAGTATTTCAAATGACGCCAGGAGGAGTAGCGACATATGAAGCAGTGATGGCGTTTGCGTTAACGCGCGTCCATTCTCATTGGGAACAAGCATATGCGCTTGCTTTAGCAACGCATGCATTTAAATTTGTATTTTCTTATGTCGTCGGGTTATATGTGTGGTGGCGTATCCCGACGTTATGGACATTCGTTCGAAAGGAGGAGGCAGCGTGA
- a CDS encoding alkaline phosphatase family protein has protein sequence MKKASKFEKVAARCWNLLNEGKPFTPIFVIGTMLLFHLFDGITFEEAKRILSSFLFTVPFFVLYYVYDYPLFLRNYLWVPYVVFLMIWSFVPTGLLLLAVSLYFFFTVFFWGTLYYHLRIGTTWLNFTRFWKLVLKNSDSTSGNAQEQLPKVLLLLSIWEYGIQNDIHVVSWGTFYVFVFVWSFILHRYLFDWKPKIIDHYTNNVSPNDQPLSDRVIVLVVDGMRKDRFEQANAPFLKSLRANGTDFTQMETVYPARTVVCFTSMLTGTYPFEHGIRSNMVWKLGIRVESIFDSLRKVGKKGKVLGIAHLVDSLGNDVETVTAVMHNDVADRNIMERAKQLMAEQDLHLFVVQFIGTDQTGHSRGVHYDEYVQKIEEVDQLIQQFVEWLHEQGKMENTTLIVCADHGQADGIGGHGHLDEGERYVPFFMYGPMIEKGKRVDDKHSLVSLAPTIAYLLGAPYPSHSRGPVLVEALKKEGKR, from the coding sequence GTGAAAAAGGCATCAAAATTTGAAAAAGTAGCAGCAAGATGTTGGAATTTATTAAATGAAGGAAAGCCATTTACTCCCATTTTTGTTATAGGAACGATGCTTCTTTTTCATTTGTTTGATGGCATCACATTTGAAGAAGCAAAAAGGATATTGAGTAGTTTTTTGTTTACTGTTCCGTTTTTTGTATTGTACTACGTATATGACTATCCGCTATTTTTACGTAACTATTTATGGGTTCCGTACGTTGTGTTTCTAATGATTTGGTCGTTTGTTCCGACAGGTTTACTTTTGCTTGCTGTTAGTCTTTATTTCTTTTTCACCGTTTTCTTTTGGGGAACATTATACTATCATTTACGTATTGGAACAACGTGGTTGAATTTTACTCGTTTTTGGAAACTTGTATTGAAAAATAGTGATTCAACAAGTGGGAATGCACAGGAACAATTACCGAAAGTATTGCTTCTTCTTTCTATATGGGAATATGGAATACAAAACGATATACATGTCGTGTCATGGGGAACATTTTATGTATTTGTTTTTGTATGGTCGTTTATTTTACACCGTTACTTATTTGATTGGAAACCGAAAATCATTGACCATTATACAAATAACGTTTCACCAAATGATCAACCGTTAAGCGATCGCGTCATCGTGCTCGTTGTTGACGGAATGAGAAAAGATCGTTTTGAACAAGCAAACGCTCCGTTTTTGAAATCACTTCGTGCGAATGGAACAGATTTTACGCAAATGGAAACGGTATATCCGGCACGAACGGTTGTTTGCTTTACATCGATGCTTACGGGGACGTACCCGTTTGAGCATGGCATTCGCTCGAATATGGTATGGAAGCTCGGCATTCGTGTTGAAAGTATTTTCGACTCCCTTCGAAAAGTAGGGAAAAAAGGGAAAGTGCTCGGCATTGCTCATCTTGTCGATTCCCTAGGAAACGATGTCGAAACGGTAACGGCTGTCATGCATAATGATGTCGCTGATCGCAATATTATGGAGCGAGCAAAACAACTGATGGCTGAACAAGATTTACATTTATTTGTCGTTCAATTTATTGGAACGGATCAAACGGGTCATAGCCGTGGTGTACACTATGATGAGTATGTGCAAAAAATTGAAGAGGTGGATCAATTGATTCAACAATTTGTCGAATGGTTGCATGAACAAGGGAAAATGGAAAATACGACGTTAATCGTTTGTGCAGATCATGGACAAGCAGATGGAATTGGCGGACACGGTCATTTAGATGAAGGAGAACGGTATGTCCCATTTTTCATGTACGGCCCAATGATCGAAAAAGGGAAGCGTGTAGATGATAAACATAGTCTCGTTTCTCTCGCCCCAACGATCGCTTATTTGTTAGGGGCGCCATATCCGAGCCATAGCCGTGGCCCTGTGTTAGTTGAAGCGCTAAAGAAAGAGGGAAAACGATGA
- a CDS encoding glycosyltransferase family 2 protein — protein sequence MKLIVFLPAHNEEGAIGDVIRRIPRHIQPNIDVYVLVVDDGSTDRTVDVAKRAGADFIYRHEQNRGLGAAVRTGLQQCVELGADIGVMIDADNEYPPEQIPDLIMPILHGEADYTMGSRFLGTIRGMKWHRRIGNYMFTLLQSLLLKTWIYDGQSGMRAFSRQAMEEAEIIHDYNYAQVLTLNLVRKGFRLKEVPIVYQVRTTGQSFIKFTAYLKHVIPAIVKEMCRSVKRKHMSSSVQKR from the coding sequence ATGAAATTAATTGTCTTTTTACCTGCACATAATGAAGAAGGGGCGATTGGGGATGTGATTCGCCGCATTCCAAGACACATTCAACCGAATATCGATGTGTATGTGCTTGTCGTTGACGATGGGTCAACAGATCGTACAGTAGATGTAGCGAAACGAGCGGGAGCGGATTTTATTTACCGACACGAACAAAATCGAGGGCTAGGCGCAGCTGTACGTACCGGCTTACAACAATGCGTCGAACTTGGTGCGGATATCGGTGTGATGATTGATGCGGATAACGAATATCCACCGGAGCAAATTCCTGACCTTATTATGCCTATTTTACATGGAGAAGCCGACTATACGATGGGGTCGCGTTTTTTAGGAACGATTCGGGGAATGAAGTGGCATCGGCGAATTGGAAACTATATGTTTACGTTACTTCAATCGCTTTTATTAAAAACATGGATTTACGACGGTCAATCAGGTATGCGAGCATTTTCGCGTCAGGCGATGGAAGAAGCAGAAATCATTCATGATTACAACTATGCGCAAGTGTTGACGTTAAATTTAGTTCGCAAAGGCTTTCGCTTAAAAGAAGTGCCGATTGTATATCAAGTGCGAACGACTGGACAATCGTTTATTAAGTTTACCGCTTATTTAAAACATGTCATTCCGGCTATTGTGAAGGAGATGTGTCGTTCTGTCAAACGGAAGCATATGAGTTCTTCCGTTCAAAAACGCTAG
- a CDS encoding ISLre2 family transposase — translation MQDYITNGLTLKEIEQSLFRHMQKQYGHLLQQVLEEIDRTLAEQRDKKRYALKDKRTIRLQTLFGEVEVKRNYYFDREKKVYTSLLDVFLQFDGAHGVSPLLEETAIHLAVTGSSYRQAAQSLEKLVGYACMSHETIRQSIIEAEVEGHRAMEKKGRVFFIEADGLYVKRQRSRIKGKEEKIITIHQGWEKNGKRVSLVNRRYMVHQTNEPIWEAVENFLMKEYSYDPFEDWVVINGDGAPWITACREYFGDRGYFQLDRFHVAREIRQLFRGHARYRVIRKKLASWDEEGVLRELTSAIGTLEHEEKEKQLEALVRRIEEIPGCLRDYRVWLKEKGIDTTNMRAMGSAEGTMHVFAKRSKNGRSWRDAGIEAMLRAIVAIKDTLLIRTRDGVMYGVEEREETKRETIVKKALKRVQTQMTEVVRDNIPYLRQSSGTPIYEALQALKGF, via the coding sequence ATGCAGGATTATATCACAAACGGCTTGACATTAAAAGAGATCGAACAGTCTTTATTTAGACATATGCAAAAACAATATGGTCATCTCCTTCAACAGGTGTTGGAGGAGATCGACCGCACATTGGCAGAACAGAGGGACAAGAAACGATATGCGCTCAAAGATAAGCGGACGATCCGACTCCAAACGCTATTTGGAGAGGTGGAAGTGAAGCGAAACTACTACTTTGACCGTGAAAAAAAGGTGTATACGTCTTTACTCGATGTCTTTCTTCAGTTCGATGGGGCGCATGGAGTGAGTCCGCTATTAGAGGAGACAGCGATTCATCTCGCCGTGACGGGTTCTTCGTATCGACAGGCTGCGCAGTCGCTTGAAAAGCTGGTGGGGTATGCATGTATGAGTCACGAAACGATTCGCCAGTCCATCATCGAGGCAGAGGTGGAAGGGCACCGTGCGATGGAGAAAAAAGGGCGCGTGTTTTTTATCGAAGCAGACGGGTTGTACGTGAAACGTCAACGAAGCCGCATCAAAGGAAAAGAAGAAAAGATCATCACGATTCACCAAGGATGGGAGAAAAACGGGAAACGCGTATCCTTAGTGAATCGACGGTATATGGTTCATCAAACGAATGAACCGATTTGGGAAGCTGTAGAGAATTTTCTGATGAAGGAATACAGCTATGATCCGTTTGAGGATTGGGTGGTCATCAATGGAGATGGAGCCCCATGGATTACAGCGTGTCGAGAATATTTCGGGGACAGGGGGTACTTTCAGCTTGATCGGTTCCATGTGGCAAGAGAGATTCGTCAATTGTTCCGAGGTCATGCGAGATATCGGGTGATTCGAAAGAAGTTAGCATCATGGGATGAAGAAGGTGTGTTACGAGAACTCACAAGTGCCATCGGTACGTTAGAACATGAGGAGAAGGAAAAGCAACTCGAGGCGCTTGTTCGTCGAATCGAGGAGATACCAGGATGTTTACGTGACTATCGCGTATGGTTGAAGGAAAAAGGGATTGACACGACAAACATGAGGGCGATGGGGAGTGCGGAAGGAACGATGCATGTGTTTGCGAAACGAAGTAAAAACGGTCGAAGTTGGAGGGATGCAGGGATTGAAGCGATGTTGCGAGCGATCGTCGCGATAAAAGATACGTTACTCATTCGGACACGCGATGGAGTGATGTATGGCGTGGAAGAACGAGAAGAAACGAAACGAGAAACGATCGTGAAAAAGGCACTGAAGCGCGTGCAAACGCAAATGACAGAAGTGGTACGAGATAACATCCCATACCTTCGCCAATCTTCAGGGACACCGATTTACGAGGCATTGCAAGCATTGAAAGGTTTTTAA
- a CDS encoding FTR1 family iron permease encodes MEVQALLITFREALEALLIVGIITSYLKRIDQSRYVKYVWFGAALAVFASAIVALLFQVVLTGFSTMASEMYLKVSIIFISSILLTQMVFWMAEHSKDIKSSMEGKMSKYVSKGDVFGMVMHSFLVVLREGVETVFFFAAITGGTIGAAVQGWGAITGLTIAAIVSYMFFKGTMRVPLKTFFKVTGAFIILIAAGLLVQGISMLQDLKIIGSVMPHVYDITWFMPEHPIDHEHFVRDTGQEPILSGDVGIFLKALFGYSSMPSLEAVLAYIGYFIVIYLLVKTRYGKKEEKNEQNEKVLEQQVM; translated from the coding sequence TTGGAAGTTCAAGCGTTGCTCATTACGTTTCGTGAAGCGTTAGAAGCACTGCTAATCGTTGGGATTATTACGTCGTATTTAAAGCGCATTGATCAATCGCGTTATGTGAAATATGTTTGGTTCGGTGCAGCTTTAGCTGTTTTTGCGAGTGCAATCGTCGCTTTATTATTTCAAGTCGTACTTACCGGCTTTTCAACGATGGCGAGCGAAATGTATTTAAAAGTAAGCATTATTTTTATTTCTTCCATCTTGTTGACGCAAATGGTTTTTTGGATGGCAGAGCATAGCAAAGATATAAAAAGCAGTATGGAAGGAAAAATGAGCAAATACGTGTCAAAAGGCGACGTGTTTGGCATGGTTATGCATTCATTTTTAGTTGTATTGCGTGAAGGAGTAGAAACTGTCTTTTTCTTTGCTGCCATTACCGGCGGAACCATCGGGGCAGCGGTACAAGGTTGGGGAGCGATTACAGGTTTAACGATTGCGGCTATTGTAAGCTATATGTTCTTTAAAGGTACGATGCGCGTACCATTAAAAACGTTTTTCAAAGTCACAGGCGCATTCATCATCTTGATTGCGGCGGGATTGCTTGTGCAAGGTATTTCGATGTTGCAAGATTTAAAAATTATTGGCAGCGTCATGCCACATGTTTACGATATTACGTGGTTTATGCCAGAACATCCGATTGATCATGAGCATTTCGTTCGTGACACAGGACAAGAACCCATTCTTTCTGGCGATGTCGGCATTTTTCTTAAGGCGCTATTTGGTTATTCATCGATGCCTTCGCTTGAAGCAGTGTTGGCGTACATCGGCTATTTCATTGTCATTTATTTACTTGTGAAAACACGTTATGGCAAAAAAGAAGAAAAAAACGAACAAAATGAGAAGGTGCTTGAACAACAAGTGATGTAA
- the uvrC gene encoding excinuclease ABC subunit UvrC, whose product MNEQLKQKLAILPDQPGCYLMKDAHGTVIYVGKAKVLKNRVRSYFTGTHDGKTLRLVNEITDFEYIVTSSDLEALILEMNLIKKYDPKYNVMLKDDKSYPFIKITGETHPRLIITRTVKKDKGKYFGPYPNAQAAHETKKLLDRLYPLRKCEKMPKKVCLYYHMGQCLGPCEYKVSEEENKQIVEQITRFLNGGYKEVKEALTEKMMEAAEQLQFERAKEYRDQIAYIEALMEKQKMILHDFVDRDIFGYAYDKGWMCVQVFFIRQGKLIERNVSMFPLYQEPEEEFLTFLGQFYSKHYHLKPREIVLPREIDGEMAMKLLEVSVTQPKSGKKKELVDLACKNAQIALQEKFFLIERDEERTIRAVEKLGEAIGISTPHRIEAFDNSNIQGTDAVAAMVVFIDGKPEKKEYRKYKIKTVQGADDYESMREVIRRRYTRVLRERLPLPDIIVVDGGKGQMQAAKEVLECELGLSIPVAGLVKDDKHRTSHLLFGDPPSVISLEKNSQEFYLLQRIQEEVHRFAITFHRQVRSKSAFHSILDQIPGVGTKRKQALLQYFGSIKKIKEATVEQLQEANIPKHVAQKIYETLQTYES is encoded by the coding sequence GTGAATGAACAATTAAAACAAAAGTTGGCCATTTTACCTGATCAACCGGGATGTTATTTAATGAAAGACGCTCATGGCACAGTCATTTATGTCGGAAAGGCGAAGGTGCTGAAAAATCGTGTTCGATCTTATTTTACCGGCACACATGATGGAAAAACGCTCAGGTTAGTGAATGAAATTACTGATTTTGAATACATTGTGACGTCCTCGGATTTAGAAGCGCTTATTTTGGAAATGAATTTAATTAAAAAATACGATCCGAAATATAACGTCATGTTAAAAGACGACAAAAGCTATCCGTTTATTAAAATTACAGGGGAAACGCATCCGCGTCTCATCATTACGCGAACGGTAAAAAAAGATAAGGGGAAATATTTCGGTCCGTATCCAAATGCCCAAGCGGCCCATGAAACGAAAAAATTGCTTGATCGTTTATATCCATTAAGAAAATGTGAGAAAATGCCAAAAAAAGTTTGTTTATATTATCATATGGGACAATGTTTAGGACCGTGCGAATATAAAGTGTCAGAGGAAGAAAATAAACAAATTGTTGAACAAATTACGCGTTTTTTAAACGGTGGGTATAAAGAAGTAAAAGAGGCATTAACAGAAAAAATGATGGAAGCAGCCGAACAGTTACAGTTTGAGCGGGCGAAAGAATATCGTGACCAAATTGCGTACATTGAGGCATTGATGGAAAAACAAAAAATGATTTTACATGACTTTGTTGATCGAGACATTTTTGGGTATGCGTACGATAAAGGATGGATGTGCGTACAAGTTTTTTTCATCCGGCAAGGAAAGCTCATCGAACGAAATGTATCAATGTTTCCACTATATCAAGAACCAGAAGAAGAATTTTTAACATTTTTAGGCCAATTTTACAGTAAACATTACCATTTAAAGCCACGTGAAATCGTATTACCTCGAGAAATCGATGGTGAAATGGCGATGAAATTGCTTGAGGTGAGCGTCACGCAGCCGAAGAGCGGGAAAAAGAAAGAACTCGTTGATTTAGCATGTAAAAATGCACAAATTGCTTTGCAAGAAAAATTCTTTTTAATCGAACGTGATGAAGAACGGACGATTCGTGCGGTTGAGAAATTAGGCGAAGCAATTGGGATTTCAACTCCTCATCGCATCGAGGCGTTTGACAATTCAAATATTCAAGGGACAGACGCTGTCGCCGCGATGGTCGTATTTATTGATGGAAAGCCGGAAAAAAAAGAATATCGCAAATATAAAATAAAAACGGTGCAAGGGGCGGACGATTACGAGTCGATGCGCGAAGTGATTCGCCGGCGATATACGCGCGTGTTGCGAGAACGCTTGCCCCTTCCAGACATCATTGTTGTCGATGGCGGAAAAGGACAAATGCAAGCCGCAAAAGAAGTGTTGGAATGCGAACTCGGGTTATCGATTCCTGTCGCTGGTTTAGTGAAAGATGATAAACATCGAACGTCACATTTATTGTTTGGTGATCCGCCAAGCGTCATTTCGTTAGAGAAAAATAGTCAAGAATTTTATTTGTTGCAACGCATTCAAGAAGAAGTGCATCGTTTTGCGATTACATTTCACCGCCAAGTGCGATCAAAATCTGCGTTTCATTCCATTCTCGATCAAATTCCAGGGGTCGGAACAAAAAGAAAGCAGGCGCTACTACAATATTTTGGCTCGATTAAAAAAATAAAAGAAGCAACCGTTGAACAACTGCAGGAAGCAAATATTCCAAAACATGTCGCTCAAAAAATTTACGAGACGCTCCAAACGTACGAAAGCTGA
- a CDS encoding YslB family protein — protein sequence MSGYEQWKQTSISAFSDFLFRQELLPNLFGKETPFILYWAGKDLARKYPLATIDDVISFFEQAGWGKLSVLEEKKDECELQLEGPLVAMRFDYGGECTFHLEAGFLAQQFEQQKGYVTEAFEQQKRRAKTVLFTVKWDRKDES from the coding sequence GTGAGCGGATACGAACAATGGAAACAAACGAGCATTTCTGCTTTTAGCGACTTTTTATTTCGGCAAGAACTACTACCAAATTTATTTGGAAAAGAAACTCCATTTATTTTATATTGGGCAGGAAAAGATTTAGCGAGAAAATACCCACTAGCTACAATCGACGATGTCATTTCTTTTTTCGAACAAGCTGGCTGGGGGAAGTTATCGGTACTTGAAGAGAAAAAAGATGAATGTGAACTTCAATTAGAAGGGCCGCTTGTTGCGATGCGGTTCGATTATGGTGGGGAGTGCACGTTTCACCTTGAAGCAGGCTTTCTAGCCCAACAGTTTGAGCAACAAAAAGGATATGTCACAGAAGCGTTTGAACAGCAAAAGCGGCGCGCAAAAACCGTTTTGTTTACGGTGAAATGGGACCGTAAAGATGAAAGCTGA
- a CDS encoding succinate dehydrogenase cytochrome b558 subunit gives MAQNREFFYRRLHSLLGVIPVGLFLTQHLVVNHFATRGADAFNKAAAFMEQLPFRYFLEIFVIFLPLLFHAIYGLYIAFTAQNNVSRYGYFRNWMFMLQRLTGIITLIFVVWHVWETRVQAAFGADVNYDMMANIVANPFMLAFYIVGIVSAVFHFANGLWSFFVSWGITVTPRSQQISTYVTMGIFVALSIVGIRAILAFV, from the coding sequence ATGGCACAAAATCGCGAGTTTTTTTATCGTCGACTCCATTCATTGCTTGGAGTTATTCCAGTCGGGCTGTTTTTAACACAGCATCTAGTTGTTAACCATTTTGCAACAAGAGGAGCAGATGCATTTAACAAGGCGGCAGCTTTTATGGAGCAGCTACCGTTTCGGTATTTTTTAGAAATTTTCGTTATTTTTCTTCCGCTATTGTTCCATGCCATCTACGGACTGTACATTGCGTTTACAGCGCAAAATAATGTAAGTCGCTACGGGTATTTCCGTAACTGGATGTTTATGTTGCAACGCTTAACGGGGATTATTACGCTCATTTTCGTCGTCTGGCACGTATGGGAGACGCGCGTTCAAGCTGCGTTTGGTGCAGATGTGAACTATGACATGATGGCGAACATCGTTGCGAACCCATTTATGCTTGCATTTTATATTGTTGGAATCGTTTCGGCGGTGTTTCACTTTGCGAACGGGCTATGGTCGTTTTTTGTTAGCTGGGGAATTACAGTAACTCCTCGTTCACAACAAATTTCTACATACGTGACAATGGGGATTTTTGTCGCGCTTTCGATCGTTGGTATACGCGCGATTTTAGCATTCGTTTAA